A single window of Selenomonas sputigena DNA harbors:
- the tig gene encoding trigger factor — protein MKVTAEKMDNHEVVLTIEVEAEVLKKAEAKACKDLANRVSIPGFRKGKAPRHIIEQRIGKQAILDTAFDAVADKAFADALKEQDVTPVSRPDIEVVTLEEGKDVVFKARFTAKPEVTLGEYKGIQVEKKVDEITDEDIDKEIESMRRRRSQMVDAAEGAEVKSGDLVTLDFKGFVDGEAFEGGEGKDYPLEIGSNRFIPGFEDQLIGAKIGEARDVNVTFPEEYHSKDLAGKPAKFECTIHSIKERQLPELDDEFAKKVSKFQTVEELRADIRKNLEHAAQQKADNDYKVAVIEKATENITVDIPAVMIENRVTMMIQEMAMRLEQQGMKLEQYLQYAGTDLNQIREQYKKTAEENVKTDLMLEAVAKAEDIKVEGKDLDDEVAAMALTYGATPAQVRKVVKEQGRIGDLITTVLRKKTSQFILDNAAK, from the coding sequence ATGAAGGTTACTGCAGAGAAGATGGACAACCACGAGGTCGTGCTGACAATAGAGGTAGAAGCGGAGGTCTTGAAGAAGGCCGAGGCGAAGGCTTGCAAGGACCTTGCAAACCGCGTGAGCATCCCAGGCTTCCGCAAGGGCAAGGCGCCGCGCCATATCATCGAGCAGCGCATCGGCAAGCAGGCGATTCTTGATACGGCATTTGATGCCGTGGCGGACAAGGCGTTTGCCGACGCCCTGAAGGAGCAGGACGTGACGCCTGTTTCGCGCCCCGATATCGAGGTCGTGACACTGGAAGAGGGAAAGGATGTCGTCTTCAAGGCACGCTTCACGGCAAAGCCCGAGGTAACGCTCGGCGAGTACAAGGGTATCCAGGTTGAAAAGAAGGTCGATGAGATCACGGATGAGGACATCGACAAGGAAATTGAGAGCATGCGTCGTCGCCGCAGCCAGATGGTCGATGCCGCCGAGGGCGCTGAGGTCAAGAGCGGCGACCTCGTGACGCTTGATTTCAAGGGCTTCGTTGACGGAGAGGCATTTGAAGGCGGCGAGGGCAAGGACTATCCGCTCGAAATCGGCTCGAACCGCTTCATCCCGGGCTTCGAGGATCAGCTCATCGGTGCGAAGATCGGCGAGGCGCGCGACGTCAATGTGACGTTCCCCGAGGAGTACCACTCGAAGGATCTCGCAGGAAAGCCCGCAAAGTTCGAGTGCACGATTCACAGCATCAAGGAGCGTCAGCTGCCTGAACTCGACGATGAGTTTGCCAAGAAGGTCAGCAAGTTCCAGACGGTCGAAGAGCTTCGTGCCGACATCCGCAAGAACCTTGAGCATGCCGCGCAGCAGAAGGCAGATAACGACTACAAGGTCGCCGTCATCGAGAAGGCGACGGAGAACATCACGGTCGACATTCCTGCCGTCATGATCGAGAACCGCGTGACGATGATGATTCAGGAGATGGCGATGCGCCTGGAGCAGCAGGGCATGAAGCTTGAGCAGTACCTGCAGTACGCGGGCACCGACCTCAACCAGATTCGCGAGCAGTACAAGAAGACGGCTGAGGAAAACGTCAAGACCGACCTCATGCTGGAAGCTGTGGCGAAGGCCGAAGATATCAAGGTCGAAGGCAAGGATCTCGACGACGAGGTTGCGGCGATGGCGCTGACCTACGGCGCGACGCCGGCGCAGGTCCGGAAGGTCGTCAAGGAGCAAGGTCGCATCGGCGATCTCATCACGACGGTTCTCAGAAAGAAGACGTCGCAGTTCATCTTGGACAACGCCGCGAAGTGA
- the clpP gene encoding ATP-dependent Clp endopeptidase proteolytic subunit ClpP → MNSYVPMVVERSNRGERAYDIYSRLLKDRIVFVGGPIDDNVANVVVAQLLFLESEDPDKDIHLYINSPGGVVTAGLAIYDTMQYIRPDVSTICIGQAASMGSLLLTAGAKGKRYALPLARIMIHQPLGGAQGQSTDIQIQAKEILRLREVGNDILAKHTGQPREKLIADTERDNFMTAEEAKEYGLIDEVITRPVKIEKPKE, encoded by the coding sequence ATGAACAGTTATGTTCCCATGGTGGTCGAGCGGTCGAATCGAGGAGAGCGCGCCTACGATATTTATTCGCGTCTCTTGAAGGATCGCATCGTCTTCGTCGGCGGGCCGATCGACGACAACGTCGCGAATGTCGTCGTCGCGCAGCTCCTCTTCCTTGAGTCGGAAGATCCCGATAAGGACATCCACCTTTACATCAACAGCCCGGGCGGCGTCGTGACGGCAGGCCTTGCCATCTACGACACGATGCAGTACATCCGCCCCGACGTGTCGACGATCTGCATCGGGCAGGCGGCGAGCATGGGCTCTTTGCTCCTGACGGCGGGCGCGAAGGGCAAGCGCTACGCGCTTCCTTTGGCACGCATCATGATTCATCAGCCTTTGGGCGGTGCACAGGGACAGTCGACGGATATCCAGATTCAGGCGAAGGAGATTCTGCGCCTCAGGGAAGTCGGCAACGACATCCTCGCCAAGCACACGGGGCAGCCGCGTGAAAAGCTCATTGCCGACACGGAGCGTGACAATTTCATGACGGCAGAGGAGGCGAAGGAATACGGTCTCATCGACGAGGTCATCACGCGTCCTGTCAAAATTGAGAAGCCCAAGGAGTAA